One segment of Salvelinus alpinus chromosome 1, SLU_Salpinus.1, whole genome shotgun sequence DNA contains the following:
- the LOC139537154 gene encoding ubiquitin-conjugating enzyme E2 L3-like: MAASRRLHKELDEIRKSGMKNFRNIQVDETNILTWQGLIVPDNPPYDKGAFRIEIIFPAEYPFKPPKITFKTKIYHPNIDEKGQVCLPVISAENWKPATKTDQVIQSLIALVNDPQPEHPLRADLAEEYSKDRKKFFKNAEEFTKKHGEKRPMD, encoded by the exons ATGGCGGCGAGCAGGAGGCTGCACAAG gaACTTGATGAAATCCGCAAGTCTGGAATGAAAAATTTCCGTAACATTCAAGTGGATGAAACAAATATTTTGACTTGGCAAGGCCTCATTGTTCCA GACAACCCTCCATACGATAAAGGTGCGTTCAGGATCGAGATAATCTTCCCTGCGGAGTACCCCTTCAAGCCCCCCAAGATCACGTTCAAGACGAAGATCTACCACCCCAACATCGACGAGAAGGGACAGGTGTGTCTGCCTGTGATCAGCGCAGAGAATTGGAAACCAGCCACTAAAACTGACCAAG TGATCCAGTCCCTGATCGCGCTGGTCAACGACCCCCAGCCAGAGCATCCTCTCAGGGCAGACCTAGCAGAGGAATACTCTAAGGACCGTAAAAAATTCTTTAAGAACGCAGAAGAGTTTACAAAGAAACATGGAGAAAAACGACCTATGGACTGA